GCGACGACCCCGGCCCGGTGCTCGCCCGTGCGCGCCCCCTTTCCCGGCATCTTCCGTCCCGCGCGGACCCGCCTCCCGCGGGGCCGCGTTCGCGGGTATCCTACCAGGAAAGCCGGCGGGGCACCACCCGCCCCCGGGAAGGGAGGCACGGATGGCACCGACGAACCAGAGATGGGGGAAAATGAGACGGAAGGCCGTGGCAGCGGCGGTCGCCGCGCTGCTCACGGCGGGCGGGGCGGGCCGGATCGAGGGGACGATCCTCCTGCGGGCCGACACGAACCGGGCGGCCGTGCGGACGTTCGAGCTGGACTACGACCCCGCGGCGCCGCGGTTGCGGGTAGCGGTTACGGTAAGCGGGGGATTCGTGAAGCGGGCCGACTACACGGAGCGGGAGGCCATCCGGACGGTGCTGGAGGTGCTCCGATTCCAGCAGAGCCGGCAGCTCTTCGTGACGTTTGAGGACAACCGGCTCCTGACCTTCTTCGTGGAGGGCCGCTAGCCGCCGGCCTAGCGCAGGTCCGTCGCCGCCTCGCGGAGCAGCCGCCGCTGCAGCGCCCACATCCGGCGGCGCTCGACCGCCCTGGCGTGGTCGTGCCCGAGCAGGTGGAGAATACCGTGGATGAGGAGGAGGGCCGCCTCCCGCGTGAGGGAGTGCCCGGCCCGGGCGGCCTGGCGGGCAGCGGTCTCCACGGAGATGACCACGTCCCCGAGGAGGCCGGGCTGCCCGGGCGGCCCGCCCCCCTCGCGCTGGGAGAAGGCCAGGACGTCCGTCGGCGTATCCTCACCCCGGTAGCGGCGGTTGAGCGCGCGGATGCGCCGGTCCGTGACGAGGAGGCATCCGACCTCGGCCTCAGGACAGCCCAAGGCGCTTAATGTCCTCCGGCCCACGCTTCGCAGCCGGGACGTCGGCACCCTTCTCGCCCGCTGGAGGTTTCGGACCTGGATCCCCATCCGTCGCCCGCTTCTTCGCGAAGTCCTGGAGCTGGACGCCGGGGTAATCGACCCGGTGGTGATACATCCCGGTCAGGATGCGGATAAACGCCTTGGCGATGAGGTGCAGATCCTTCAGGGTGAGGTCGCACTCGTCGAGCTGTCCCTCGATGAAGATCGTATTGATGATCCGCTGGACGACTCCCTGGATCCGAGCCGGCGTCGGGTCGTTCAGGGTGCGGGCCGCCGCCTCCACGGCATCGGCCAGCATCAGGATCGCCGCCTCTCGGCTCTGGGGCTTCGGCCCGGGGTACCGGTAGTCCCCCTCGTCCACCTCCCCCATGTCCGGGTCGTGAGCCTCCTTCGCCTTCTCGAAGAAGTACTTCACCAACCGGGTCCCGTGGTGCTGGGGGATCAGGTCCACGATGGCCGGCGGGAGCCGATGCTCCAGGGCCAACACGATCCCATCCTTCACGTGGGAGGTGATGATGAGGCTGGAGATCCGGGGGTTCAGCTCGCTGTGGCGGGCGAGCGCCTCGGGCTGGTTCTCGATGAAGTACGCCGGCTTCCGGACCTTCCCCACATCATGGTAGAGGGCCCCCACCCGGCAGAGGAGGGAGTTGGCCCCGATCGCCTCGGCGGCCGCCTCGGAGAGGGTCCCGACCATGATGCTGTGGTGGTAGGTCCCGGGGGCCGTCATGATCAGTTGCCGGAGCAGCGGGTTGGTCATGTTCGAAAGCTCCAGCAGCCGGAGGTCGGTCGCCGTGTCGAAGAGGCGCTCCAGGGCCGGCAGGAGCGCGGAGGCGATCACGGCCGTCAGGATCCCGCTGGCCAGACCGGCCAGCACCTCCACGGGCAGCTGCAGGAACCCCCCCTCGAGAAAGGCAAACGCCACCAGGCTGTAGGCGTTCGCCACGCTCACCCAGCAGCCGGCCTTGAAGAAGGTGCTCCGATCCTGGACCGGCGGGATGCCGAAAACCCCCACCAGCCCGCCCACCATGGCGAAGAGGAAAAACTTCAGGCTCATCCCCACCATCAGCGCGGCGAGGAGGCTGATGGCGAGCGAGCCGGCGAAGGCGACCCGGGGGTTGAAGAGGACGGCCAGGAGGACCGCTCCGACCGCGACGGGCAGAGCGTACTCGAAGGATGCCTGCGGGACCACCGGGAAGTGGGTCGCCATGGCCTTCGTGAGGACGGCGGCCCCCCGGATGACCAGGAGAGTGATGAGGACGACGGTCGCCAGCAGGGTGAGGTGTTTGGGGCTCTGCCACTGCCGCGGCTGAAGGCGCACCATGTAAAAGGCCAGGGCGCCCAGGACGAAGGCGGAGAACAGAAACTGTCCCACCAGGGCCAACGGGCCGGTGATCCATGGGGCAGCAGAGGCCAGGAGGAGGGTCGTGAGGAGGACGCAGAGCAGTCCGCCGAGTCGGAGGATCCGGGGCTCCTCCTCCGCCGCCTGGAAGAGGCCCCGCATGGGGGTCCGGTGGTAGCGGTGGTGGCTGGGGGAGGCCTTGCGGCCTCCGTTCTCCTTGAGCGCCGAGCTCGTCTGGGCCATCACTCCTTGTCCTTCACGGCAGCCGGAGGCCTACCCGAGGTCCGGGGCCTCCCGCTCCCCGCGGGCCGGGTCCGGCCGGCGGGCGAGGGGGTCCCCGGGGGACGTGTGGTGCTCCTCGTAGGCCCGGATGATCTGCTGGACCAGCTCGTGCCGGACCACGTCCTCCTCCTTGAGATAGACGAACTTGATCCCCTCGATGTCCCGGAGGACGGTCCGGACCTGGATCAGGCCGGAGACCCGGCCCGGCGGGAGGTCCACCTGGGTGATGTCCCCGGTGATGACCGTCTTCGAGTTGAACCCCAGGCGCGTGAGGAACATCTTCATCTGCTCGGAGGTGGTGTTCTGGGCCTCGTCCAGGATGATGAAGGAGTCGTTCAGGGTCCGCCCCCGCATGAAGGCGAGCGGCGCGATCTCGATGACCCCCATTTCGATGAGGCGGTTCGCCCGCTCCGTCTCGAGCATGTCGTAGAGGGCGTCGTAGAGGGGGCGGAGGTACGGGTTGATCTTGTCGTACAGGGTGCCGGGCAGATAGCCCAGCCGCTCCCCCGCCTCCACCGCCGGGCGCGTCAGGATGATGCGATTGGCCTCGCGCCGGAGGTGGGCCGAGACGGCCATGGCCATGGCCAGGTAGGTCTTCCCGGTGCCGGCCGGCCCGATGCCGAAGACGATGTCGTGCTGCCGGATGGCGTCAATGTAGCCCTTCTGGCCGGCGCTCTTCGGCCGGACCGGCCGCTTCTTGGGGGAGACCTCGATGAAGTCGTTCTGGACCGCCTTGAACCCCTCGAGGTCCTGCCGCCCCACGTGGCGCAGCGCCAGGCGCACCTGCTGGCTGCTGAGGGAGCCACCCCCCTCCAGGATGCTGGTCAACTCGTGGATGACCTGCTCCGCGATCCCCACCTCTTCCTCTTCTCCCGCGATGGTCAGCAGGCCCTCGCGGGTGGTGAGGCGGACGTTGAGGGCGTTCTCCACCAGGCGGATGTACTCGTCGTGACGGCCAAAGAGGTTCTGGATGTGGCGGCCGGCCGGGAGGGAAACCTTCCGGTGAGAGCTCTTGAGATCGTTCATCGAGGGCTGCGGTCCACTCCTCCTCTGGCTGAGGCGGCCGGCGGGCCGCCCGATCACGCGGGAAATGCTACTGCCGGGCCGGGGGGCTGTCAATCGGAAATAGGCTCGCGTCCGACCCTGAAAAATCAACAGGTTGCCACTGGTGGAGCGAGGGCCAGACCGGCGGGGCCAGGGAAGTTACCGCTGGACCTCTGAGCCCCCGGCCTTGAGCATCCGCTCGATCTCCTCCCGGGTGGAGAGGCAAAAGTCCCCCGGCGTCACCACCTTGGCGGCCGCGAGGGCGGTGCCCAGGTCCAGGCCCTGCTGGATGCCGCCCGCCAGGTAGCCGGTGAGGAAGCCGGCCGCGAACGCATCCCCGGCTCCGAGGGGGTCCACCTCCTGGACCGGGAGGTGCCGGGTCGGGCGGGAGAGACCGTCCCCCACCGCCACGCACCCTCCGGGGCCCAGCGTCAGGATGAGAAGCGGGAGGCGATAGCGGTCCCGGAGGGCCCCGGCGACCGTCTCCGGCCCCCCCTCCACGCCGAAGACCGCCCGGGCATCTTCCAGGCTGGCGAACCCCACGTCCACCTGCGGGTAGAGCGCCTCCGCGACCTCCCGGGCCTCCTGGGGCCGCCAGAGGCGCGCGCGGTAGTTCAGGTCGAAGGAGAGCAGGCGCCCCGCCGCCTTGGCCTCCCGGGCCGCCCGGAAGACAAGGGCTCGGGGGCGGGGGCCGAGGGCTGGTGTGATGCCGGTCAGGTGGATGACCCGAGCCGAGGCAAGGAAGGCCCAGTCCACCTCCTCCTCCTCGAGAGTAGTGACGGTCGAGCCGGCCCGGTAGTAGATGACCTGGCTCTGGCGGGGGGCTGCTCCCTGCTCGAAGAAATAGATCCCGACCCGCCCCTCGGGGACCCAGACGACCCGGGAGGTGTCCACGCCGTGGCGTCGGAGCTCTCCCACCACCCGGCGGCCGAAGGGATCCCGGGGGAGCTTGGAGATCCAGGCGGCGCGCAAGCCGAGCCGGGCGACCCCGACCGCCACGTTCCCCTCAGCCCCCCCCACCATGACCTCGAGACTGTCCGCCGCCTCCAGGCGGGCGTGCCCCCTCGGGGAGAGGCGGATCATCACCTCCCCGAGGGTGGCCAGGTCCAGCGCCGGATCGGGCATGCCCCTCCCCCGGCCCTCAGGCCCCCGCCACCACGGCCTGCCGGGCCCGCCGGATGAGCGTCAGAAAGGCCCGCGCCCGGCTCCGGA
This Candidatus Methylomirabilis sp. DNA region includes the following protein-coding sequences:
- the ybeY gene encoding rRNA maturation RNase YbeY; the encoded protein is MGCPEAEVGCLLVTDRRIRALNRRYRGEDTPTDVLAFSQREGGGPPGQPGLLGDVVISVETAARQAARAGHSLTREAALLLIHGILHLLGHDHARAVERRRMWALQRRLLREAATDLR
- a CDS encoding HDIG domain-containing protein; its protein translation is MAQTSSALKENGGRKASPSHHRYHRTPMRGLFQAAEEEPRILRLGGLLCVLLTTLLLASAAPWITGPLALVGQFLFSAFVLGALAFYMVRLQPRQWQSPKHLTLLATVVLITLLVIRGAAVLTKAMATHFPVVPQASFEYALPVAVGAVLLAVLFNPRVAFAGSLAISLLAALMVGMSLKFFLFAMVGGLVGVFGIPPVQDRSTFFKAGCWVSVANAYSLVAFAFLEGGFLQLPVEVLAGLASGILTAVIASALLPALERLFDTATDLRLLELSNMTNPLLRQLIMTAPGTYHHSIMVGTLSEAAAEAIGANSLLCRVGALYHDVGKVRKPAYFIENQPEALARHSELNPRISSLIITSHVKDGIVLALEHRLPPAIVDLIPQHHGTRLVKYFFEKAKEAHDPDMGEVDEGDYRYPGPKPQSREAAILMLADAVEAAARTLNDPTPARIQGVVQRIINTIFIEGQLDECDLTLKDLHLIAKAFIRILTGMYHHRVDYPGVQLQDFAKKRATDGDPGPKPPAGEKGADVPAAKRGPEDIKRLGLS
- a CDS encoding PhoH family protein, translated to MNDLKSSHRKVSLPAGRHIQNLFGRHDEYIRLVENALNVRLTTREGLLTIAGEEEEVGIAEQVIHELTSILEGGGSLSSQQVRLALRHVGRQDLEGFKAVQNDFIEVSPKKRPVRPKSAGQKGYIDAIRQHDIVFGIGPAGTGKTYLAMAMAVSAHLRREANRIILTRPAVEAGERLGYLPGTLYDKINPYLRPLYDALYDMLETERANRLIEMGVIEIAPLAFMRGRTLNDSFIILDEAQNTTSEQMKMFLTRLGFNSKTVITGDITQVDLPPGRVSGLIQVRTVLRDIEGIKFVYLKEEDVVRHELVQQIIRAYEEHHTSPGDPLARRPDPARGEREAPDLG
- a CDS encoding sugar kinase translates to MPDPALDLATLGEVMIRLSPRGHARLEAADSLEVMVGGAEGNVAVGVARLGLRAAWISKLPRDPFGRRVVGELRRHGVDTSRVVWVPEGRVGIYFFEQGAAPRQSQVIYYRAGSTVTTLEEEEVDWAFLASARVIHLTGITPALGPRPRALVFRAAREAKAAGRLLSFDLNYRARLWRPQEAREVAEALYPQVDVGFASLEDARAVFGVEGGPETVAGALRDRYRLPLLILTLGPGGCVAVGDGLSRPTRHLPVQEVDPLGAGDAFAAGFLTGYLAGGIQQGLDLGTALAAAKVVTPGDFCLSTREEIERMLKAGGSEVQR